One genomic region from Planktothrix serta PCC 8927 encodes:
- a CDS encoding transposase family protein: MLKTLIEKLKKVKDYRKAQGTRHPIWLVLLIVILGLMSKKLGYRELENFAKINQQELSQVLKIKLEKLPSY, from the coding sequence ATGCTAAAAACTTTAATAGAAAAACTGAAAAAAGTCAAGGATTACCGGAAAGCCCAGGGAACAAGGCATCCGATATGGCTAGTATTATTAATAGTCATTTTGGGGCTAATGTCGAAAAAATTAGGGTACAGAGAACTGGAAAATTTTGCGAAAATCAATCAACAAGAACTGAGTCAAGTTTTAAAAATCAAGCTAGAAAAACTACCATCATATTAG
- a CDS encoding ISAs1 family transposase, translating to MSQRTGCVLNLKKLENKKESEISQAQKIVRDCQLKGKVITFDALHCNQKTAALVIESGNDYIMALKKNQKKLYEQVEAVIKCENPLSVDVTHEHSHGRKVTRKVSIYQVDSNFFQQALNK from the coding sequence ATTAGTCAAAGAACAGGATGTGTATTAAACCTGAAAAAGTTGGAGAACAAAAAAGAATCAGAAATCAGCCAAGCCCAAAAGATAGTAAGGGATTGCCAGTTAAAAGGAAAGGTAATAACCTTTGATGCGTTGCACTGTAATCAAAAAACTGCTGCCCTAGTCATTGAGAGCGGGAATGATTATATAATGGCTTTAAAGAAAAATCAAAAAAAGTTATATGAGCAAGTTGAAGCGGTAATAAAATGTGAAAATCCTTTGAGTGTAGATGTGACTCATGAACACAGCCATGGCAGAAAAGTGACTCGAAAAGTTTCAATTTATCAAGTGGATAGCAACTTTTTTCAGCAAGCCCTAAATAAATAG
- a CDS encoding DIP1984 family protein: MKLAEALILRADCQKKIAQLRQRLSRVVKVQEGEEPAENPADLLAELESVTAELVILIKRINRTNSTTPFQGETLADALAERDVLILKRNTTANLVEEAAIRQDRYSRSEVRFVSTIDIAAIQRQVDNLSRNYRELDAQIQALNWQTDLIEN, translated from the coding sequence TTGAAATTAGCTGAAGCCTTAATTTTACGAGCGGATTGTCAGAAAAAAATAGCCCAATTAAGACAACGTTTGTCGAGAGTTGTTAAAGTGCAGGAAGGGGAAGAACCTGCGGAAAATCCGGCAGACTTATTAGCTGAATTAGAATCAGTTACGGCTGAATTGGTAATCTTGATTAAACGAATTAATCGCACTAACTCAACAACTCCCTTTCAAGGAGAAACTTTAGCAGATGCCTTAGCAGAACGAGATGTATTAATATTGAAGCGGAACACCACTGCAAATTTAGTGGAAGAAGCAGCCATTCGACAAGATCGATATAGTCGTTCTGAGGTGCGATTTGTCAGTACCATTGATATTGCAGCAATTCAGCGACAAGTTGATAATTTATCGAGAAATTATCGAGAACTGGATGCTCAAATTCAAGCCTTGAATTGGCAAACTGATTTAATAGAAAACTGA
- the xdhA gene encoding xanthine dehydrogenase small subunit — MQYNTFSLTINGETVVIQDLSPTLTLLEYLRRSGRVGTKEGCGDGDCGACTVAVVGQGADGKPQYLAMNSCLIPLATMAGREMLTVEGVGKETLHPVQAAMVSLGGSQCGYCTPGFIMSLFTAYYNNQVDDESIEGNLCRCTGYLPLCRVAETVNHAHASDQFSQRLQQINLQLNSIHYITPCQQFYRPLQLSEVLELLQQYPQAKLVAGATDLGLEMSHHRQEFPILISLESVTELQELKQTSNDVEIGAAISLSYIEEQLKGIFPSLDEMLSLFAARQIRNRATIGGNIATASPIGDLAPVLLALDAQLRLVSLAGERIISIADFFKGYRQTELQPQELIVSIIIPKTITVNAIRRFSQSYKVGKRGTDDISIVSAAFTLDLDTNNTIIHARLAYGGVAAIPIRAINIETMLIGKPWNIETIQQAKLILKETFNPLSDLRGSADYRKRLVANLFEKFFIEFSLSPRLPSFLGFT, encoded by the coding sequence ATGCAATATAACACTTTCAGCCTAACAATTAATGGTGAAACGGTTGTGATTCAAGACCTTTCCCCTACCCTGACGTTATTGGAATATTTGCGACGGAGTGGACGGGTCGGGACGAAGGAGGGTTGTGGGGATGGGGACTGTGGAGCTTGTACAGTGGCGGTTGTGGGTCAGGGGGCGGACGGAAAACCCCAATATCTGGCGATGAACAGTTGTTTAATTCCCTTAGCGACGATGGCGGGACGGGAGATGCTCACCGTTGAAGGGGTTGGGAAAGAGACTCTGCACCCAGTACAGGCGGCGATGGTGAGTTTGGGCGGTTCTCAATGTGGCTATTGCACTCCCGGCTTTATTATGAGTTTATTTACTGCGTACTACAACAATCAAGTTGATGATGAATCAATAGAAGGGAATTTATGTCGATGTACGGGTTATTTACCGCTTTGTCGTGTTGCAGAAACTGTTAATCATGCTCATGCTTCTGATCAATTTAGTCAGCGTTTACAACAAATTAATCTACAACTTAATTCTATTCATTATATTACCCCTTGTCAACAGTTTTATCGTCCGCTTCAACTTTCTGAGGTTTTAGAACTTTTACAACAGTATCCTCAAGCTAAATTAGTAGCAGGTGCTACGGATTTAGGCTTAGAAATGAGTCATCATCGTCAAGAATTTCCGATTTTAATTTCTTTAGAATCTGTTACCGAACTTCAAGAACTTAAACAAACTTCAAATGATGTAGAAATTGGGGCGGCAATTTCCTTGAGTTATATTGAAGAACAATTAAAGGGAATATTCCCCAGTTTAGATGAAATGTTATCTCTGTTTGCGGCGCGACAAATTCGCAACCGGGCTACCATTGGAGGTAATATTGCCACAGCGTCTCCCATTGGAGATTTAGCACCTGTTTTATTAGCTTTAGATGCTCAACTACGGTTAGTAAGTTTAGCCGGAGAACGCATTATTTCTATTGCTGATTTTTTTAAAGGCTATCGTCAAACGGAATTGCAACCCCAGGAATTGATTGTTTCTATTATTATTCCTAAAACTATTACTGTTAATGCTATCCGTCGTTTTAGCCAATCTTATAAAGTCGGAAAACGGGGAACTGATGATATTAGTATTGTGTCCGCAGCTTTTACCCTTGATTTAGATACAAATAATACCATTATTCATGCTAGACTCGCCTATGGTGGAGTAGCAGCAATTCCAATTCGAGCGATTAATATTGAAACAATGTTAATCGGAAAACCTTGGAATATAGAGACAATTCAACAGGCAAAATTGATATTAAAAGAAACCTTTAACCCCTTAAGTGATTTAAGAGGAAGTGCAGATTATCGCAAACGATTAGTTGCTAATTTATTTGAGAAATTCTTCATTGAATTTTCTCTTTCCCCTCGTCTCCCCTCGTTTCTAGGTTTTACCTAG
- the xdhB gene encoding xanthine dehydrogenase molybdopterin binding subunit, with protein sequence MNNNSKSKPHESAVGHVTGKAIYTDDQRLPSGILYLWPVLSPYGKARILKIDYSNLNNIPGVVTLLTADDIPGINNTGTIKHDEVLLPIDEINYWGQPVVWVVAETEIAAENGAKMIKIDYEPLTPILTIQDAIKNNSVHGDKNIMRRGNPTTALQKSDFILTGNIKIQGQDHFYLETQVTWVIPNVEGNYQVYSSTQHPSETQAIISEVLAIPRNQIVVTCLRMGGGFGGKETQANPTAAIAALAAQKTGYPTRIRLKRDQDMIITGKRHPFLGQYQVGFNQNGQLLALDIDLYSDGGWSADLSFPILQRAMFHIDNCYYIPNLEVRGQVVKTNKVSNTAFRGFGGPQGMVIIEEIIDRIARKLGLPAEVVRERNFYHGEGETNTTHYGQEIFDHRIFQVWEEVKIKSNFEQRKLEIEQFNQNHNYQKRGLAITPVKFGISFTKTEYNQAGALILIYLDGSIQLNHGGTEMGQGLQTKILQVASQALGVNIERFRIMPTSTDKVPNTSATAASSGSDLNGQAVKNACEILKKRLAEVAAKLLNLYEPEELVFEEDWIYCKNYPSHKIAFNEVVKQAYNQRVSLSTTGYYRTPNIYYDPKIGKGRPFYYYAYGAAVSEVEIDGFTGTFKLRQVDIVHDVGESLNPLIDIGQIQGGFVQGMGWLTMEELVWDEQGRLKTFAPSTYKIPTIKEIPKNFNVHLLQKAAQDGVIYGSKAVGEPPFMLAISVREAIKEAIAAFGKTDSIFLASPATPEAILNAIEQVQLKSVNPWEHLPV encoded by the coding sequence ATGAACAATAATTCTAAATCTAAACCTCATGAAAGTGCCGTTGGTCATGTCACTGGAAAAGCGATTTATACCGATGACCAAAGACTCCCAAGTGGAATATTATATTTATGGCCCGTTTTATCTCCCTATGGGAAGGCAAGAATATTAAAAATTGATTATTCAAATCTAAATAATATTCCAGGGGTTGTTACTCTATTAACGGCTGATGATATCCCTGGAATTAATAACACGGGAACAATTAAACATGATGAGGTTTTATTACCCATTGATGAAATTAACTATTGGGGTCAACCTGTGGTTTGGGTCGTTGCAGAAACAGAAATAGCTGCCGAAAATGGGGCAAAAATGATCAAAATTGACTACGAACCCTTAACGCCTATTTTAACCATTCAAGATGCGATTAAAAATAATAGTGTTCACGGCGATAAAAATATTATGCGTCGGGGAAACCCCACAACTGCTTTACAAAAATCTGACTTTATTTTAACAGGAAATATTAAAATTCAAGGTCAAGATCATTTTTATTTAGAAACTCAAGTTACTTGGGTTATTCCTAATGTTGAAGGCAATTATCAAGTCTATTCTTCTACTCAACATCCGAGCGAAACTCAAGCAATTATTTCCGAAGTTTTAGCAATTCCCAGAAATCAAATTGTTGTCACTTGTTTAAGAATGGGAGGCGGGTTTGGAGGGAAAGAAACCCAAGCTAACCCCACCGCAGCTATTGCCGCTTTAGCCGCTCAAAAAACCGGATATCCGACTAGAATTCGACTCAAACGAGATCAAGATATGATTATAACGGGAAAACGACATCCTTTTTTAGGTCAATATCAAGTCGGATTTAACCAAAATGGTCAACTTTTAGCCTTAGATATTGATTTATATTCCGATGGGGGTTGGAGTGCGGATTTATCCTTCCCCATTCTACAACGAGCCATGTTTCATATTGATAATTGTTATTATATTCCTAATTTAGAAGTTCGGGGTCAAGTCGTCAAAACGAATAAAGTTTCTAATACGGCTTTTCGGGGGTTTGGGGGGCCACAAGGAATGGTAATAATAGAAGAAATTATAGATAGAATTGCCCGAAAATTAGGTTTACCTGCTGAAGTTGTTCGAGAACGGAATTTTTATCACGGAGAAGGAGAAACTAATACCACCCATTATGGTCAAGAAATTTTTGATCATCGCATATTTCAAGTTTGGGAAGAAGTTAAAATAAAATCTAATTTTGAACAGCGAAAACTAGAAATTGAACAATTTAATCAAAATCATAATTATCAAAAACGAGGGTTAGCAATCACTCCCGTTAAGTTTGGCATTTCCTTTACTAAAACTGAATATAATCAAGCGGGTGCTTTAATTTTAATCTACCTCGATGGCAGTATTCAACTCAATCATGGCGGGACAGAAATGGGTCAAGGTTTACAAACCAAAATATTACAAGTTGCTTCACAAGCATTAGGAGTTAATATTGAACGATTTAGAATCATGCCTACCAGTACCGATAAAGTTCCTAATACTTCAGCCACGGCGGCTTCTAGTGGTTCAGATTTGAATGGTCAAGCGGTTAAAAATGCCTGTGAAATCTTGAAAAAACGATTAGCAGAAGTCGCTGCAAAATTGTTAAATTTGTATGAACCGGAAGAGTTAGTCTTTGAGGAAGATTGGATTTATTGTAAAAATTACCCAAGTCATAAAATAGCTTTTAATGAAGTGGTTAAACAAGCTTATAATCAACGAGTAAGTTTATCCACAACGGGCTATTATCGGACTCCTAATATTTATTATGATCCGAAAATAGGTAAGGGTAGACCTTTTTATTATTATGCTTACGGGGCGGCTGTGAGTGAAGTCGAAATAGATGGATTTACAGGAACATTTAAACTGCGTCAAGTGGATATTGTTCATGATGTAGGAGAATCCTTAAATCCGTTAATTGATATCGGACAAATACAAGGAGGTTTTGTACAGGGAATGGGATGGTTAACAATGGAAGAATTAGTCTGGGATGAACAAGGAAGATTGAAAACTTTTGCACCTAGTACCTATAAAATTCCAACGATTAAAGAAATCCCTAAAAATTTTAATGTTCATTTATTACAAAAAGCGGCACAGGATGGGGTGATTTATGGGAGTAAAGCCGTAGGAGAACCTCCTTTTATGTTAGCAATATCAGTGCGAGAAGCGATTAAAGAAGCGATCGCAGCCTTTGGTAAAACGGATTCTATTTTCTTAGCCTCTCCAGCCACACCAGAAGCAATTTTAAACGCCATTGAACAGGTACAATTAAAGTCTGTTAACCCCTGGGAACATTTACCTGTTTAG
- a CDS encoding XdhC family protein codes for MIIQFYQQLLQVLKEGDAVVATVTRVRGSVPREIGAKMIICAEGRTFDTIGGGLGEAQVIQQAIEVLETGQKQCVEIDLSGTPERETQGVCGGLMQVLLERWSGEKAIALTDQILNYLQAGKSMILVTSFDTTSPYLLAYEHPISTSDQTFIETLQPPPTLLIIGAGHIGEKLAKIADFMGFKIVIQDSRPELTQPERFPPNSIIFNQSITTVLEQLTCHNNLYIALVTRGHIYDIEALKCILNWNLAYQYIGMIGSKKRIKLVYQHLQESGVSLYQLEQIQAPIGLEIGALTPEEIAISIGAELIKVYRKQPKNPV; via the coding sequence ATGATTATTCAATTTTATCAACAACTTCTTCAAGTTTTAAAGGAAGGGGATGCGGTAGTTGCAACCGTCACCCGTGTTAGAGGTTCAGTTCCGAGAGAAATCGGTGCAAAAATGATTATTTGTGCCGAGGGTCGAACTTTTGATACCATTGGAGGAGGGTTAGGAGAAGCGCAAGTTATTCAGCAAGCAATAGAAGTTTTAGAAACTGGACAAAAACAATGTGTTGAAATTGATTTATCGGGTACACCTGAACGCGAAACTCAGGGAGTTTGTGGGGGTTTAATGCAGGTTTTATTAGAACGATGGTCTGGGGAAAAAGCGATCGCCCTTACTGACCAAATTTTAAATTATTTGCAAGCTGGAAAATCGATGATCTTAGTGACTTCTTTTGATACAACTTCTCCTTATTTACTGGCTTATGAGCATCCCATTTCCACCTCTGATCAAACGTTTATCGAAACCTTACAACCCCCACCCACTCTATTAATTATTGGGGCGGGTCATATCGGAGAAAAATTAGCTAAAATTGCTGATTTTATGGGTTTTAAAATTGTGATTCAAGATTCTCGTCCTGAACTCACTCAGCCCGAACGATTTCCCCCCAATTCTATCATTTTCAATCAAAGTATTACAACTGTTTTAGAACAATTAACCTGTCATAATAACTTATATATTGCCTTAGTAACACGGGGACATATTTATGATATTGAAGCGTTAAAATGTATTTTAAATTGGAATTTAGCTTATCAATACATTGGGATGATTGGTAGTAAAAAGCGGATAAAATTGGTTTACCAACACTTACAAGAATCTGGTGTTTCTCTGTATCAACTCGAACAAATTCAAGCTCCCATCGGATTAGAAATTGGGGCATTAACTCCCGAAGAAATTGCCATTAGTATTGGTGCAGAATTAATTAAAGTTTACCGAAAACAACCGAAAAATCCGGTTTGA
- a CDS encoding glutathione peroxidase: MLENREGQRVPQVTFRTRKNNEWVDVTTNDLFSGKTVIVFELPGAFTPTCSSSHVPGYNDLAKVFKENGVDEIICISVNDAFVMNEWAKDQEAENITLIPDGNGEFTEQMGMLVDKADLGFGKRSWRYSMLVKDGVIEKMFIEPDVPGDPFEVSDAETMLKYINPSAVKSSFVSLFTKVGCPYCARAKALLKEREIDFEEIVLGKGITTKTLQAVAGATTVPQVFIDGKLIGGSEDLEQYLGA; the protein is encoded by the coding sequence ATGCTAGAAAATCGTGAAGGTCAACGGGTTCCTCAAGTAACATTTAGAACTCGGAAAAATAATGAATGGGTTGATGTCACAACTAATGATTTATTTTCAGGAAAAACAGTAATTGTCTTTGAGTTACCAGGTGCATTTACCCCCACCTGTTCTAGTAGTCATGTTCCGGGTTATAACGATTTAGCGAAAGTATTTAAAGAAAATGGAGTCGATGAGATTATTTGTATTTCTGTGAATGATGCTTTTGTGATGAATGAATGGGCAAAAGATCAAGAAGCTGAAAATATCACTCTGATTCCTGATGGAAATGGAGAATTTACTGAACAGATGGGAATGTTAGTAGATAAAGCCGATTTAGGATTTGGCAAACGGTCATGGCGTTATTCGATGTTAGTCAAAGATGGCGTGATTGAAAAAATGTTTATTGAACCGGATGTTCCGGGTGATCCTTTTGAAGTTTCTGATGCAGAAACGATGCTCAAATATATTAATCCTAGTGCGGTTAAATCCTCTTTTGTCTCCCTATTTACCAAAGTAGGTTGTCCCTATTGTGCCCGTGCCAAAGCTTTATTAAAAGAGCGAGAAATTGATTTTGAGGAGATTGTTTTAGGAAAAGGAATTACAACTAAAACGTTACAAGCGGTGGCGGGAGCCACAACCGTTCCTCAAGTTTTTATTGATGGGAAATTAATCGGAGGTTCTGAAGATTTAGAGCAATATTTGGGAGCCTAA
- a CDS encoding NAD(P)H-quinone oxidoreductase subunit N: MDFSTLVAQLNAGIIWPEGIVIITLLVVLVGDLIVGRSQSSQWTPYAAIAGLLISIGVLYTQWDTTNTIAFLGSFNGDDLSIVFRGIIALSSAVTILMSIRYVEQTGTALAEFIAILLTATLGAMFLSGANELVTIFVALETLSISSYLLTGYTKRDPRSNEAALKYLLIGAASSAVFLYGLSLLYGLSGGKTNLTEIANVLATSNGESLGVIIALVFVIAGISFKISAVPFHQWTPDVYEGSPTPVVAFLSVGSKTAGFALAIRLLINAFPSVADEWRFVFMALALLSMILGNVVALAQTSMKRMLAYSSIAQAGFVMIGLIAGTEAGYSSMVFYLLIYLFMNLGGFICVILFSLRTGTDQISEYSGLYQKDPLLTLCLSICLLSLGGIPPLAGFFGKIYLFWAGWQAGLYALVLLGLVTSVISIYYYIRVVKMMVVKEPQEMSDVVKNYPAIQWNLPGMRPLQVGLVLTLVATSLSGILSNPLFTLSSDAITHTAMFKNVLVKTKTVAHLTTSPLIAKRD; this comes from the coding sequence ATGGATTTTTCGACTCTTGTAGCTCAGTTGAATGCTGGGATAATTTGGCCAGAGGGGATCGTAATTATCACCCTCCTGGTGGTGTTAGTGGGTGATTTGATTGTCGGGAGGAGTCAATCTTCCCAATGGACGCCTTATGCTGCGATCGCAGGTTTACTCATCTCGATCGGGGTGTTGTACACTCAATGGGATACGACCAATACCATCGCCTTTTTAGGCAGTTTCAATGGCGATGATCTCAGTATCGTGTTTCGGGGAATTATTGCCCTGTCTTCGGCCGTGACAATTTTAATGTCTATTCGCTACGTTGAACAGACAGGAACGGCCTTAGCAGAATTTATCGCCATTTTATTAACCGCAACATTAGGGGCAATGTTCCTATCTGGGGCGAATGAATTAGTCACAATTTTTGTTGCTTTGGAAACCCTAAGTATCTCCTCTTATCTATTAACAGGATATACCAAACGTGACCCCCGTTCTAATGAAGCCGCGTTGAAATATCTATTAATTGGAGCCGCCAGTTCTGCCGTATTTCTCTATGGTTTATCCTTATTATATGGACTGTCGGGTGGCAAAACCAATTTAACAGAAATTGCCAACGTTTTAGCCACATCCAATGGTGAATCATTAGGCGTTATCATTGCCTTAGTTTTCGTAATTGCTGGAATTTCTTTTAAAATTTCTGCTGTTCCTTTTCACCAATGGACACCGGACGTTTACGAAGGTTCACCGACTCCCGTTGTAGCATTTTTGTCCGTTGGTTCCAAAACCGCCGGATTTGCCCTAGCCATTCGTTTACTGATTAACGCTTTTCCCTCCGTTGCTGATGAATGGCGGTTTGTGTTCATGGCTTTAGCGCTCCTAAGTATGATTTTAGGGAACGTGGTAGCTCTAGCTCAAACCAGCATGAAACGGATGTTAGCCTATTCATCCATTGCCCAAGCCGGGTTTGTGATGATTGGGTTAATTGCCGGAACAGAAGCGGGATATTCCAGCATGGTTTTTTACCTGTTGATTTATCTATTTATGAACTTGGGCGGGTTCATTTGTGTGATTCTATTCTCCCTCAGAACGGGAACGGATCAAATTAGTGAATATAGCGGATTGTATCAAAAAGATCCCCTATTAACCCTGTGTTTAAGTATTTGTCTATTATCCTTGGGCGGTATTCCTCCGTTAGCCGGATTTTTTGGCAAAATTTACCTATTTTGGGCAGGTTGGCAAGCGGGTTTATACGCCTTAGTTTTATTGGGTTTAGTCACCAGTGTGATCTCGATTTATTACTACATTCGGGTCGTGAAAATGATGGTGGTAAAAGAACCTCAAGAAATGTCTGATGTGGTAAAAAATTATCCGGCAATTCAATGGAATTTACCCGGAATGCGCCCTCTACAAGTCGGGTTAGTCTTAACATTGGTGGCGACTTCGTTATCGGGTATTTTATCGAATCCGTTATTTACCTTATCAAGTGATGCAATTACCCATACTGCGATGTTTAAAAACGTATTGGTGAAAACCAAAACCGTTGCTCATCTGACAACCTCTCCTTTAATTGCCAAACGGGATTAG
- a CDS encoding peptidoglycan DD-metalloendopeptidase family protein, with protein sequence MTEPSYPPKKYSSPKTRPGHLHSWSGRYTLLGLGCLTGLVLLTSRVIATDEFSIPVEGEPVEAVDSSLPSDPEEAYSTQTPTEYSDPVIIPDPEPQVEPETYYSDPAPVTDNFIEPEPSYSEPAYNPETEYYPEPSESEIPNIVPPPEQEIVLPDIPPAADSPANAYIDPTDYQVGATEGYEAPSTVVFSERSTGCEAALQLGQAAGDLCSPVYPSEIYQAEGNQVPYIGNTPYIGNTPYIGNSNNSIPNPLINPGTIASDSNGFVANSEPAFGGSSEESYTSSWQPEPVDYGYGGSYAGEVAVSGFSPIQVGPIAVSSMSNSGLAYYNRTQRPASVRGNGDTSVLFPLSIPAPITSLFGWRQHPVLGYGRFHTGIDLGADEGTPVVASYSGQVSIADWLGGYGMAVVLNHSEKSQETLYGHLSELFVKPGETVKQGDVIGRVGSTGVSTGPHLHFELRKLTSQGWVAIDPGNDIQVGLAQLLNTMKVAEVPSSEFIAKLAEKTTDAETGIPKLPPLPPGIDVMIPNLEPPTLNFGFAENIKTPG encoded by the coding sequence ATGACGGAACCCAGTTACCCCCCTAAAAAATATTCATCCCCCAAAACCCGACCAGGGCATTTGCACTCCTGGTCAGGACGGTATACTCTCTTGGGTTTAGGTTGTCTGACCGGTTTGGTGCTATTGACTAGCCGTGTAATTGCTACAGACGAATTTTCGATACCTGTCGAGGGTGAACCTGTGGAAGCGGTTGATTCTTCCCTACCCAGTGACCCAGAAGAGGCTTATTCCACTCAAACCCCTACAGAATATAGTGATCCTGTTATTATTCCTGATCCTGAACCCCAGGTTGAACCTGAAACCTACTATAGCGACCCTGCACCTGTTACAGATAACTTTATAGAACCTGAGCCCAGTTATTCTGAACCCGCCTATAATCCTGAAACGGAATATTATCCTGAACCCTCGGAGTCAGAAATTCCGAATATTGTTCCACCACCTGAACAAGAAATCGTTTTACCGGACATCCCCCCCGCAGCAGATTCTCCGGCGAATGCTTATATTGATCCAACGGATTACCAAGTTGGCGCAACAGAAGGGTATGAAGCTCCCTCGACGGTGGTGTTTTCAGAACGTTCAACCGGATGTGAAGCGGCTTTACAGTTAGGACAAGCAGCCGGAGATTTATGCTCCCCTGTCTATCCTTCTGAAATCTATCAAGCCGAAGGTAATCAAGTTCCCTATATTGGCAATACTCCCTATATTGGTAATACTCCCTATATTGGTAATAGTAATAACTCGATTCCTAACCCCTTAATCAATCCAGGAACGATCGCCTCTGACTCTAATGGGTTTGTTGCCAATTCTGAACCAGCCTTTGGGGGGAGTTCAGAAGAAAGTTATACCTCTTCTTGGCAACCTGAACCCGTTGATTATGGTTATGGCGGGTCATACGCTGGAGAAGTGGCCGTTAGCGGGTTTAGTCCGATTCAAGTTGGCCCGATTGCGGTCAGCAGTATGAGCAATTCCGGTCTAGCCTATTATAATCGCACCCAACGCCCAGCATCTGTGCGCGGAAATGGCGATACTAGCGTTCTGTTCCCCTTGAGTATTCCCGCGCCGATAACTTCGTTGTTTGGTTGGCGACAGCATCCCGTTCTCGGTTATGGCCGTTTTCACACGGGGATTGATTTAGGTGCGGATGAAGGGACTCCTGTTGTGGCGTCCTATTCGGGTCAAGTGTCCATTGCGGATTGGTTAGGGGGTTATGGGATGGCCGTTGTGCTCAATCACTCGGAAAAATCCCAAGAAACTCTCTATGGTCACTTATCCGAACTGTTTGTGAAACCGGGAGAAACCGTTAAACAGGGCGATGTGATTGGACGGGTCGGGAGTACGGGGGTGTCAACGGGGCCCCATTTACACTTTGAACTACGGAAGTTAACCAGTCAAGGTTGGGTGGCGATTGACCCCGGAAATGATATTCAAGTGGGGCTGGCTCAATTATTAAATACGATGAAGGTGGCAGAAGTTCCCTCATCGGAGTTTATTGCTAAATTAGCAGAAAAAACCACAGATGCAGAAACGGGAATTCCCAAATTACCGCCTCTACCCCCTGGGATTGATGTGATGATTCCTAATTTAGAACCGCCGACTCTTAACTTTGGATTTGCAGAAAATATTAAAACTCCAGGGTAG
- a CDS encoding biotin--[acetyl-CoA-carboxylase] ligase encodes METRQETSLLPTIHYFDTLISTNQTAWELLEQGEPSGTVVIAGQQTAGRGQWGRQWQSNQGGLFLSKIVDLNLCVSQQAQLSLCSAWGIATILSDRGCPVQLKWPNDLILNQRKLGGILTETKISQHHITQAVIGVGLNWSNPVPEIGINLQTFFANSVTPPPIQSLEFLAALVLQGLDLGIQQLSSANINKVLTDYTQLLTCMGKPISIAEQKGVIIGISEQGNLRVGLYPKTEIGFSQEIDLKPGTISVGYS; translated from the coding sequence ATGGAGACGCGCCAGGAAACGTCTCTACTCCCAACTATTCATTATTTTGATACTTTAATTTCTACGAATCAAACTGCTTGGGAATTGTTAGAACAAGGTGAACCTTCAGGAACCGTTGTGATTGCTGGACAACAAACAGCCGGACGGGGACAATGGGGGCGACAATGGCAGTCGAATCAGGGGGGGTTATTTTTATCAAAAATTGTCGATCTCAATCTTTGCGTGAGTCAACAAGCCCAATTAAGCTTATGTTCTGCCTGGGGTATAGCGACAATATTAAGCGATCGCGGTTGTCCAGTTCAACTCAAATGGCCGAATGATTTAATCTTAAATCAGCGCAAACTGGGGGGAATTCTCACCGAAACCAAAATTTCTCAACATCATATTACTCAAGCCGTGATCGGTGTTGGTTTAAATTGGAGTAATCCCGTTCCTGAAATCGGGATTAATTTACAAACCTTTTTTGCTAATTCTGTGACACCGCCGCCGATTCAATCCCTAGAATTTTTAGCAGCATTAGTCTTGCAGGGATTAGACTTAGGCATTCAACAATTATCTAGTGCTAATATTAACAAAGTTTTAACGGACTATACCCAACTATTAACTTGTATGGGGAAACCGATCTCCATAGCCGAGCAAAAAGGTGTAATTATAGGAATTTCGGAACAGGGAAACCTGCGAGTCGGTCTGTACCCTAAGACTGAAATCGGGTTTTCTCAAGAAATTGACCTCAAGCCCGGTACAATAAGTGTCGGCTACAGTTGA